One genomic window of Cupriavidus malaysiensis includes the following:
- a CDS encoding NUDIX domain-containing protein, which produces MGAGTDIAPDGVRKVTEVAVGVLMRPDGSFLLAQRPAGKPYEGYWEFPGGKLEPGESVEAALARELHEELGLDVTRCERWKVLEHDYPHAYVRLHFCKVVGWRGEPHGREGQAFAWQQAPVSVGPLLPATIPVVDWLAAEAG; this is translated from the coding sequence ATGGGTGCTGGGACGGACATCGCGCCGGACGGCGTGCGCAAGGTGACCGAAGTGGCGGTCGGGGTGCTGATGCGCCCCGACGGCAGCTTCCTGCTGGCGCAGCGCCCTGCCGGCAAGCCCTACGAGGGCTACTGGGAGTTTCCGGGCGGCAAGCTGGAGCCTGGCGAATCGGTTGAGGCGGCGCTGGCCCGCGAACTGCACGAGGAACTCGGCCTCGACGTGACCCGCTGCGAGCGCTGGAAGGTACTCGAGCACGACTATCCGCACGCCTATGTGCGGCTGCACTTCTGCAAGGTGGTCGGCTGGCGCGGCGAGCCCCACGGCCGCGAGGGCCAGGCCTTCGCCTGGCAGCAGGCGCCGGTGTCGGTCGGCCCGCTGCTGCCGGCGACCATCCCGGTGGTGGACTGGCTGGCCGCCGAGGCCGGCTGA
- the coaE gene encoding dephospho-CoA kinase (Dephospho-CoA kinase (CoaE) performs the final step in coenzyme A biosynthesis.): MLEIGLTGGIGSGKTRVADLFAARGAAIIDTDLLAHEITAPHGLAIPALVEAFGPQCLRPDGAMDRDAMRALVFADPAAKARLEAITHPLIRQLTESRAAAVRAGGRHPYLIYVVPLLVESGSWRQRVGRVLVVDCSEATQVARVMSRNGFTRPQVEAIMARQATRAQRLAQADDVIDNEGRPEALAPQVERLDRLYRSQAAAAPLHTAD, encoded by the coding sequence ATGCTAGAAATCGGACTGACCGGAGGCATCGGCTCTGGCAAGACCCGCGTGGCCGACCTGTTCGCCGCGCGCGGCGCCGCGATCATCGATACCGACCTGCTCGCCCACGAGATCACGGCGCCGCATGGGCTGGCCATCCCCGCCCTGGTCGAGGCCTTCGGGCCGCAGTGCCTGCGCCCGGACGGCGCCATGGACCGCGACGCGATGCGCGCGCTGGTCTTTGCCGACCCGGCGGCGAAAGCGCGCCTGGAAGCCATCACCCACCCGCTGATCCGCCAGCTCACCGAGAGCCGCGCCGCCGCCGTGCGCGCCGGCGGCCGCCATCCCTACCTGATCTATGTGGTGCCGCTGCTGGTCGAGTCGGGAAGCTGGCGCCAGCGGGTCGGGCGCGTCCTGGTGGTCGATTGCAGCGAAGCGACCCAGGTGGCTCGGGTGATGTCCCGCAACGGCTTCACCCGGCCCCAGGTGGAAGCCATCATGGCGCGGCAGGCCACGCGTGCGCAGCGCCTGGCGCAGGCGGACGACGTGATCGACAACGAGGGCCGGCCCGAGGCGCTTGCGCCGCAAGTCGAGCGGCTGGACCGGCTGTACCGCTCGCAAGCGGCGGCGGCACCGCTCCATACGGCCGACTGA
- the ispB gene encoding octaprenyl diphosphate synthase has product MRAVDAVIRRRLASEVPLIEQIGEYIIGAGGKRLRPVILLLVARALGYDGHRHHDLAAVVEFIHTATLLHDDVVDESELRRGRETANAAFGNAASVLVGDFLYSRAFQMMVEAGSMRIMEILSNATNVIAEGEVLQLLNMHDPDVTVERYLKVIRYKTAKLFEASAQIGAVLSGADAALEEAAAEYGRRIGTAFQLIDDMLDYTASAEQMGKNAGDDLREGKPTLPLLHLIEHGTPEQRALAREAIVQGGTEHFDAVFSAIHDSGALEVTFQAAQREAAAAEKAAMQFPPSQLKETLIDLCSFSLQRQS; this is encoded by the coding sequence ATGCGCGCCGTCGACGCAGTCATCCGCCGGCGCCTCGCCTCGGAAGTGCCCCTGATCGAACAGATCGGCGAATACATCATCGGCGCAGGCGGCAAGCGCCTGCGCCCGGTGATCCTGCTGCTGGTCGCGCGGGCCCTGGGCTACGATGGCCACCGCCACCATGACCTCGCCGCCGTGGTGGAGTTCATCCACACCGCCACCCTGCTGCACGACGACGTGGTCGACGAGTCGGAGCTGCGCCGCGGCCGCGAGACCGCCAACGCGGCCTTCGGCAATGCCGCTAGCGTGCTGGTGGGAGACTTCCTCTATTCGCGCGCCTTCCAGATGATGGTGGAGGCCGGCAGCATGCGCATCATGGAGATCCTCTCCAACGCCACCAACGTGATCGCCGAAGGTGAAGTGCTGCAACTGCTGAACATGCACGACCCGGACGTCACCGTCGAGCGCTACCTGAAGGTGATCCGCTACAAGACCGCCAAGCTGTTCGAAGCTTCGGCGCAGATCGGCGCGGTCCTGTCCGGCGCCGACGCGGCGCTGGAAGAGGCCGCCGCCGAATACGGCCGGCGCATCGGCACCGCCTTCCAGCTGATCGACGACATGCTCGACTACACGGCCAGCGCCGAGCAGATGGGCAAGAATGCCGGCGACGACCTGCGCGAAGGCAAGCCGACGCTGCCGCTGCTGCACCTGATCGAGCACGGCACGCCCGAGCAGCGCGCGCTCGCGCGCGAAGCTATCGTGCAGGGCGGCACCGAACACTTCGATGCCGTGTTCTCCGCCATCCACGACAGCGGCGCGCTGGAGGTCACCTTCCAGGCCGCGCAGCGCGAGGCCGCAGCGGCGGAAAAAGCGGCAATGCAATTTCCCCCTTCCCAACTGAAGGAAACGCTGATAGACTTATGTTCTTTCTCGCTGCAACGACAGTCGTAG
- the argJ gene encoding bifunctional glutamate N-acetyltransferase/amino-acid acetyltransferase ArgJ: protein MAVNLPLPRAEDLKPVAGFELGWAEAGIRKANRKDVLVARVAEGSTVAGVFTRNRFCAAPVQVCREHLAAGKGIRAIVVNTGNANAGTGEPGLANARATCEALAKALGIAPEQVLPFSTGVILEPLPVDRLVAGLPAAIANARADNWLAAAESIMTTDTQPKAASRTVQIDGKTVTLSGISKGAGMIRPNMATMLGFIAMDAAVAQPVLQALVSYAADHSFNSITIDGDTSTNDSFVLVATGKAGVAVERADGAAFEALREAVTSLAQELAQMIVRDGEGATKLMTIRVEGGANVAECRQIAYAVAHSPLVKTAFYASDPNLGRILAAVGYAGVDDLDVDRVNLWLDDVWVARDGGRHPEYREEDGQRVMKQAEITVRIALGRGDASATVWTCDLSHDYVSINADYRS, encoded by the coding sequence ATGGCCGTCAACCTGCCGCTGCCCCGCGCGGAAGACCTGAAACCCGTAGCCGGCTTCGAGCTGGGCTGGGCCGAGGCGGGCATCCGCAAGGCCAACCGCAAGGACGTGCTGGTCGCGCGCGTGGCCGAGGGCAGCACCGTGGCCGGCGTGTTCACCCGCAACCGCTTCTGCGCGGCACCGGTGCAGGTCTGCCGTGAGCACCTTGCCGCCGGCAAGGGCATCCGTGCGATCGTGGTCAATACCGGCAATGCCAACGCCGGTACCGGCGAGCCCGGCCTGGCCAATGCCCGCGCCACCTGCGAAGCGCTGGCCAAGGCACTGGGCATCGCGCCGGAACAGGTGCTGCCCTTCTCGACCGGGGTGATCCTCGAGCCGCTGCCGGTCGACCGCTTGGTCGCGGGGCTGCCGGCCGCCATCGCCAACGCGCGCGCCGACAACTGGCTGGCCGCGGCCGAATCGATCATGACCACCGACACCCAGCCCAAGGCGGCTTCGCGCACGGTGCAGATCGACGGCAAGACGGTCACGCTGTCCGGCATCAGCAAGGGCGCCGGCATGATCCGCCCGAACATGGCCACCATGCTGGGCTTCATCGCCATGGACGCCGCCGTCGCGCAGCCGGTGCTGCAGGCCCTGGTGTCGTATGCGGCCGACCATTCCTTCAACAGCATCACCATCGACGGCGACACCTCGACCAACGACTCCTTCGTGCTGGTTGCCACCGGCAAGGCCGGCGTCGCCGTGGAGCGCGCCGACGGCGCGGCCTTCGAGGCGCTGCGCGAAGCGGTCACCTCGCTGGCGCAGGAACTGGCGCAGATGATCGTGCGCGACGGCGAAGGCGCCACCAAATTGATGACGATCCGCGTCGAAGGCGGTGCGAACGTCGCCGAATGCCGCCAGATCGCCTATGCAGTGGCGCACTCGCCGCTGGTGAAGACGGCCTTCTATGCCTCCGATCCCAACCTGGGCCGCATCCTGGCCGCAGTCGGCTACGCTGGCGTGGACGACCTGGACGTCGATCGCGTCAACCTGTGGCTGGACGACGTCTGGGTCGCCCGCGATGGCGGCCGTCATCCGGAATACCGCGAAGAAGACGGCCAGCGCGTGATGAAGCAGGCGGAGATCACCGTGCGCATCGCGCTCGGCCGCGGCGATGCCAGCGCGACTGTCTGGACCTGCGACCTGTCGCACGACTACGTTTCAATCAACGCCGACTACCGTTCCTGA
- the pilB gene encoding type IV-A pilus assembly ATPase PilB, whose protein sequence is MTLGLALAQSRRIAPALLAQLEQAAREKKSQLIDEIVGSGTMSARDLATFAADKYQLPLLDLSQFNFATVPPALVGNREFHAHRLLPLGRRDNRLVVATSDPSNQAGLDAIRQKLNLPVDAVVVEHDKLLKHVRSAGEESSTLRAAGPVAAEHKLIEYDPVASAGAQRNKAPNDIDDAPVVRFLHKLLTEAFHRGASDLHFEPFETFYRVRFRVDGVLLEVARPPLDIRDKIATRIKVLSRLDISEKRVPQDGRMKLLIALPKEKDKDGKDSKETVEKAIDFRVSTLPTLFGEKIVMRILDSSTDKLDIDRLGYEPAQKALLLETIKRPYGMILVTGPTGSGKTVSLYTFLNLLNQGDINISTAEDPAEIQLPGINQVNVNEKAGLTFAAALRSFLRQDPDVIMVGEIRDLETADIAIKAAQTGHLVLSTLHTNDAPTTLTRLMNMGVAPFNIASSVLLITAQRLARRLCNCKRPGALARDVLLDAGFHESELDGSWQPYHPAGCERCSGSGYKGRCGIYQVMPISEAMQQIILSHGTALQIAEQARRDGVLSLREAGLLKVKQGVTSLEEVLATTNM, encoded by the coding sequence ATGACACTAGGTCTCGCTCTCGCGCAAAGCCGCCGCATCGCTCCGGCCCTTCTCGCCCAGCTCGAACAGGCCGCGCGGGAAAAGAAGTCGCAACTGATCGACGAGATCGTCGGCAGCGGCACCATGAGCGCGCGCGACCTCGCCACCTTCGCCGCCGACAAGTACCAGCTCCCGCTGCTGGACCTCAGCCAGTTCAACTTCGCCACGGTGCCGCCGGCCCTGGTCGGCAACCGCGAGTTCCACGCCCACCGGCTGCTGCCGCTGGGCCGGCGCGACAACCGTCTGGTCGTGGCAACCTCCGATCCGTCCAACCAGGCCGGCCTCGATGCCATCCGCCAGAAACTGAACCTGCCGGTCGACGCGGTCGTGGTCGAGCACGACAAGCTGCTGAAGCACGTGCGCTCGGCCGGCGAGGAAAGCAGTACGCTGCGCGCCGCCGGCCCGGTGGCGGCCGAGCACAAGCTGATCGAGTACGACCCGGTCGCCTCGGCGGGAGCCCAGCGCAACAAGGCGCCCAACGACATCGACGACGCACCGGTCGTGCGCTTCCTGCACAAGCTGCTGACCGAGGCCTTCCACCGGGGCGCATCCGACCTGCACTTCGAGCCGTTCGAGACCTTCTACCGCGTGCGCTTCCGCGTCGACGGCGTGCTGCTGGAGGTGGCCCGCCCCCCGCTGGACATTCGCGACAAGATCGCCACCCGCATCAAGGTGCTGTCGCGCTTGGACATCTCCGAGAAACGCGTGCCGCAGGACGGCCGCATGAAGCTGCTGATCGCGCTGCCGAAGGAAAAGGACAAGGACGGCAAGGACAGCAAGGAGACGGTCGAGAAGGCCATCGATTTCCGTGTGTCGACGCTGCCGACACTGTTCGGCGAGAAGATCGTCATGCGGATCCTCGACTCCTCGACCGACAAGCTCGACATCGACCGGCTCGGCTACGAGCCCGCGCAGAAGGCGCTGCTGCTCGAGACCATCAAGCGCCCCTACGGCATGATCCTGGTCACCGGCCCGACCGGCAGCGGCAAGACGGTCTCGCTCTACACCTTCCTCAACCTGCTCAACCAGGGCGACATCAATATCTCGACGGCCGAGGATCCCGCCGAAATCCAGCTGCCCGGCATCAACCAGGTCAACGTCAACGAGAAGGCCGGCCTGACCTTCGCCGCCGCGCTGCGCTCCTTCCTGCGCCAGGACCCGGACGTCATCATGGTGGGCGAGATCCGCGACCTGGAGACCGCGGACATCGCCATCAAGGCCGCCCAGACCGGCCATCTGGTGCTGTCCACGCTGCATACCAACGATGCGCCGACCACGCTGACGCGGCTGATGAACATGGGCGTGGCGCCGTTCAACATCGCCTCCAGCGTGCTGCTGATCACCGCCCAGCGGCTGGCGCGCCGGCTGTGCAACTGCAAGCGGCCGGGCGCCCTGGCGCGCGACGTGCTGCTTGACGCCGGCTTCCACGAGAGCGAACTAGACGGCAGCTGGCAGCCTTACCACCCGGCCGGCTGCGAGCGCTGCAGCGGCAGCGGCTACAAGGGGCGTTGCGGCATCTACCAGGTGATGCCCATCTCCGAGGCGATGCAGCAGATCATCCTGTCTCACGGTACGGCGCTGCAGATCGCCGAGCAGGCGCGCCGCGACGGCGTGCTATCGTTGCGGGAAGCCGGCCTGCTGAAGGTGAAGCAAGGCGTCACCTCGCTGGAAGAAGTGCTGGCGACGACCAATATGTAA
- a CDS encoding ATP-binding protein, with protein sequence MSDLATRLDHFLSRLEQWLPPQLGEADWKEAVAFRWRKRESLFGKIGYLQAIRQLPPIHLDDLKNIERQKDAIVANTRQFVGRLPANNVLLTGARGTGKSSLIKACLNAFVADGLRLVEVDKDDLGDLGDIVELLSQRPERFVIFCDDLSFEEGESGYKSLKSALDGSVAAQSDNVLIYATSNRRHLLPEYMKDNESYRHTADGEIHPGEVVEEKISLSERFGLWLSFYPPKQDEYLAIVGHWLKHFGCSDEDIAAARGDALVWALERGSRSGRVAWQFARDWGGKHGRRAVDEAQ encoded by the coding sequence ATGTCAGACCTCGCCACACGCCTCGATCACTTCCTGTCCCGACTCGAACAATGGCTGCCGCCGCAGCTAGGCGAGGCGGACTGGAAAGAGGCGGTAGCGTTCCGTTGGCGCAAAAGGGAGAGCCTGTTCGGCAAGATCGGCTATCTGCAGGCTATCCGCCAGCTGCCGCCGATCCACCTGGACGACCTGAAGAACATCGAGCGCCAGAAGGACGCGATCGTCGCCAATACGCGCCAGTTCGTGGGTCGCCTGCCGGCCAACAACGTACTGCTGACCGGCGCGCGCGGTACCGGCAAGTCCTCGCTGATCAAGGCTTGCCTGAACGCCTTCGTGGCCGACGGCCTGCGCCTGGTCGAGGTGGACAAGGACGATCTCGGTGACCTCGGCGACATCGTCGAACTGCTGTCGCAGCGTCCCGAGCGCTTCGTCATCTTCTGCGACGATCTCTCTTTCGAGGAAGGCGAGTCGGGCTACAAGTCGCTGAAGTCGGCGCTGGATGGCTCGGTGGCCGCGCAGTCGGACAATGTGCTGATCTACGCCACCTCGAACCGGCGCCACCTGCTGCCGGAGTACATGAAGGACAACGAAAGCTACCGGCATACCGCGGATGGCGAGATCCATCCGGGCGAGGTGGTCGAAGAGAAGATTTCGCTGTCCGAGCGTTTCGGCCTGTGGCTGTCGTTCTACCCGCCCAAGCAGGACGAGTACCTGGCCATCGTCGGCCACTGGCTCAAGCACTTCGGCTGCAGCGACGAAGATATCGCCGCGGCGCGCGGCGATGCGCTGGTGTGGGCACTGGAACGCGGCTCGCGTTCGGGCCGCGTGGCCTGGCAGTTCGCGCGCGACTGGGGCGGCAAGCACGGCCGCCGTGCCGTCGACGAGGCGCAGTGA
- a CDS encoding type II secretion system F family protein: MATRAPAAAARTAAPSRSKPGRKAATQYIFEWEGKDRKGKTFTGEQRAEDQAEVNAMLRKQGLTVVKMKRRRAARGRKITEKDIAYFTRQLSTMLKAGVPLLQSIDIIARGHANPNFTQLLAQIRFDIEAGSSMAQAFRRHPRYFDTLYCNLIDAGEQGGILDALLERLSMYMEKTIALKSQIKSAMIYPIAVLTVAFAVTVILMLFVIPAFKGVFASFGANLPAPTLFVIAISDFFVAYWYIVIGVPVAAIALYLRALRKSEKVQRATDRALLKMPIFGSLFRKAVIARWTRTLATMFAAGTPLVESMESVAGAAGNWVYHDATREVEQAVRIGTSLTNAMQATHVFDNMVLQMTQIGEESGALDNMLLKVAEFYEREVDDAVAAISSLIEPLIIVILGVLIGGMVIAMYLPIFKLGQVV; encoded by the coding sequence ATGGCAACGCGTGCACCAGCCGCGGCGGCCCGCACGGCAGCGCCGTCGCGGAGCAAGCCGGGGCGCAAGGCGGCGACGCAGTACATCTTCGAGTGGGAAGGCAAGGACCGCAAGGGCAAGACCTTCACCGGGGAACAGCGCGCGGAGGACCAGGCCGAAGTCAATGCCATGCTGCGCAAGCAGGGCCTGACGGTGGTCAAGATGAAGCGCCGCCGCGCGGCGCGCGGTCGCAAGATCACCGAGAAGGACATCGCCTACTTCACGCGCCAGTTGTCCACCATGCTCAAGGCAGGCGTGCCGCTGCTGCAGTCGATCGACATCATCGCGCGCGGCCATGCCAACCCGAACTTCACCCAGCTGCTGGCGCAGATCCGCTTCGACATCGAGGCCGGCAGCAGCATGGCGCAGGCCTTCCGGCGCCATCCGCGCTACTTCGACACGCTCTACTGCAACCTGATCGACGCCGGCGAACAGGGCGGCATCCTGGATGCGCTGCTCGAACGACTGTCGATGTACATGGAGAAGACGATCGCGCTGAAAAGCCAGATCAAGTCGGCCATGATCTACCCGATCGCGGTGCTGACCGTGGCCTTCGCCGTCACCGTGATCCTGATGCTGTTCGTGATCCCTGCCTTCAAGGGCGTGTTCGCCAGCTTCGGCGCCAACCTGCCGGCGCCGACGCTGTTCGTGATCGCCATCTCCGACTTCTTCGTGGCCTACTGGTACATCGTCATCGGCGTGCCGGTGGCGGCCATCGCACTGTACCTGCGCGCCTTGCGCAAGTCGGAGAAGGTGCAGCGCGCCACCGACCGCGCGCTGCTGAAGATGCCCATCTTCGGCAGCCTGTTCCGCAAGGCGGTGATCGCGCGCTGGACGCGCACCCTGGCCACCATGTTCGCCGCGGGCACGCCGCTGGTGGAGTCGATGGAGTCGGTGGCGGGCGCGGCCGGCAACTGGGTCTACCACGACGCCACGCGCGAGGTCGAACAGGCGGTGCGCATCGGCACCAGCCTGACCAACGCCATGCAGGCCACCCACGTGTTCGACAATATGGTGCTGCAGATGACGCAGATCGGCGAGGAATCGGGCGCGCTGGACAATATGCTGCTGAAGGTGGCCGAATTCTACGAGCGCGAGGTCGACGACGCGGTCGCGGCCATCTCCAGCCTGATCGAGCCGCTGATCATCGTGATCCTCGGGGTACTGATCGGCGGCATGGTGATTGCCATGTACCTGCCGATCTTCAAGCTGGGACAGGTGGTCTGA
- the zapD gene encoding cell division protein ZapD — protein MILYEYPFNERIRTLLRLEDLFDRLDFFLAQDHALQHHVALTTVFEIIDVAGRADLKTDLIKELERQRQALSSLRSNPQIDQKALDAVIGEIEQAMALLNQTVGKAGQLLVDNEWLTSIRSRAIIPGGTCEFDLPAYYAWQQRPAEDRRIDVAKWARPLMPLRQGTTTVLRLLRESSQSGKVIATGGSYQQMLSGRSYQLMQVLLDESLLAFIPEMSANKYMLWVRFTQQDGDLRPKSVDADIPFLLKLCNF, from the coding sequence TTGATTCTGTACGAATATCCTTTCAACGAACGCATCAGGACACTTCTGCGCCTGGAAGACCTGTTCGATCGCCTGGATTTCTTCCTCGCCCAGGATCATGCGCTGCAGCACCACGTCGCCCTGACCACGGTATTCGAGATCATCGACGTAGCCGGCAGGGCCGACCTGAAGACCGACCTGATCAAGGAACTCGAGCGCCAGCGCCAGGCGCTGTCGTCGCTGCGCAGCAATCCGCAGATCGACCAGAAGGCGCTCGACGCAGTGATCGGCGAGATCGAGCAGGCCATGGCGCTGCTGAACCAGACCGTGGGCAAGGCCGGCCAGTTGCTGGTCGACAATGAGTGGCTGACCAGTATCCGCAGCCGCGCCATCATCCCCGGCGGCACCTGCGAGTTCGACCTGCCCGCCTACTATGCCTGGCAGCAACGCCCGGCCGAAGACCGGCGCATCGATGTGGCCAAGTGGGCACGCCCGCTGATGCCGTTGCGGCAGGGCACGACCACTGTGCTGCGCCTGCTGCGCGAATCCAGCCAGAGCGGCAAGGTGATCGCCACCGGCGGGAGCTACCAGCAGATGCTGTCCGGACGCAGCTACCAGCTGATGCAGGTGCTGCTGGATGAATCACTGCTGGCCTTCATCCCCGAAATGAGCGCCAACAAGTACATGCTGTGGGTGCGCTTCACGCAACAGGACGGGGACCTGAGGCCCAAGTCGGTCGACGCGGACATCCCCTTCCTGCTCAAGCTCTGCAATTTCTGA
- a CDS encoding prepilin peptidase has protein sequence MVSAFSPQGAFTIATLAALPGWFLMLAAGLLGLAVGSFLNVVIHRLPRMMEHDEANYIAELRGEPLPHPSRYNLAVPGSACPHCGHTLAPWENIPVLSYLLLRGRCSACHAPIGARYPLVELASGVLSVLAAWHFGPTWQGLAALVLVWTLLALTMIDADTQLLPDQLTQPLLWLGLLLNLAGVFASLADAVIGAAAGYLLLWSVYWLFKLVRGKEGMGYGDFKLMAALGAWFGWQALPALVLLSSVVGLLFGLVRIALRRQHRDTPFPFGPFIAGAGLLVLFLGAGALPLALGVPG, from the coding sequence ATGGTGTCCGCATTCTCGCCGCAAGGCGCCTTCACCATCGCCACGCTGGCCGCCCTGCCCGGCTGGTTCCTGATGCTGGCGGCCGGCCTGCTGGGCCTGGCGGTCGGCAGCTTCCTCAACGTGGTGATCCACCGCCTGCCGCGCATGATGGAGCACGACGAGGCGAACTACATCGCCGAGCTGCGCGGCGAGCCGCTGCCCCATCCGTCGCGCTACAACCTGGCGGTGCCGGGATCGGCATGCCCGCACTGCGGGCACACGCTGGCGCCATGGGAGAACATCCCCGTGCTCAGCTACCTGCTGCTGCGCGGGCGCTGTTCGGCCTGCCACGCACCGATCGGGGCGCGCTATCCGCTGGTGGAACTCGCCAGCGGGGTGCTGAGCGTGCTGGCCGCCTGGCACTTCGGGCCGACCTGGCAGGGCCTGGCGGCGCTGGTCCTGGTGTGGACGCTGCTGGCGCTGACCATGATCGACGCCGATACCCAGCTGCTGCCCGACCAGCTGACCCAGCCGCTGCTGTGGCTCGGCCTGCTGCTCAACCTGGCGGGCGTGTTCGCCTCGCTGGCCGACGCCGTGATCGGCGCGGCAGCCGGCTACCTGCTGCTGTGGAGCGTCTACTGGCTCTTCAAGCTGGTGCGCGGCAAGGAGGGCATGGGCTACGGCGACTTCAAGCTGATGGCGGCGCTCGGTGCCTGGTTCGGCTGGCAGGCGCTGCCCGCGCTGGTGCTGCTGTCCTCCGTGGTCGGCCTGCTGTTCGGCCTCGTCCGCATCGCACTGCGCCGGCAGCATCGCGACACGCCCTTCCCCTTCGGTCCGTTCATCGCCGGAGCGGGCCTGCTGGTACTGTTCCTGGGGGCCGGCGCGCTGCCGCTCGCGCTGGGCGTGCCGGGCTAG
- a CDS encoding DNA gyrase inhibitor YacG, producing the protein MPTIVKCPTCGKDVAWVPESRFRPFCSERCKQIDLGAWAAEKYVIGGKPEETPSPDLPDDQDR; encoded by the coding sequence ATGCCGACCATCGTCAAATGCCCCACTTGCGGCAAGGATGTGGCCTGGGTGCCGGAAAGCCGCTTCCGCCCGTTCTGCTCCGAACGCTGCAAGCAGATCGACCTGGGCGCCTGGGCTGCGGAGAAATATGTGATCGGGGGTAAGCCCGAGGAAACGCCGTCGCCGGACCTGCCGGACGACCAGGACCGCTAG